One window from the genome of Salvia miltiorrhiza cultivar Shanhuang (shh) chromosome 7, IMPLAD_Smil_shh, whole genome shotgun sequence encodes:
- the LOC130994454 gene encoding uncharacterized protein LOC130994454 — protein sequence MATAEEVRALREQLQALMDAQKTVAEQRQPPIDEAFTPLYQYQEPPRVNANNFELRAGLITMVQQKQYGGSAAEDPNVHLRQFLELCSTIKMNGVADDIIRLRLFPFSLQDKAKSWYHTLQLGANPAWEEVAHLFLRKFHPPGLTLKLKMDIVQFQQFEGESLAETWERYQEKLRKCPSHGFDEGTLVVMFYNACGERTRMFMDTAAGGSLLKKGSAEAMEIIESMAATSYQWPSERVQLKKVDAASSSDPLALISTQLAELNSKISAMSMGNPEPAVEDPTGVEDANFIHGRNFGNFQRGQQSGYNRGQQYQQGGRSHSNLSYGNPNNAIQPPPGFSVTNGVINEEKKPNLEELLMKFMSKSDERMEKLESNAVAVGTQMKMFETQLGQLANAFTNLHQQGQFPSNTTVNPKEHCKAINLRSGTTYEGPKMPEDEIVSPVDEKEAEEVTVEDIISRKKRLGEFETVNLNEECSAILQKKLPAKLKDPGSFTISCIIGGQQFGKALCDLGASINLMPLSIFQRLAIGEMKPTSIALQMADRSVTYPRGIVEDVLVKVNEFIFPADFVVLDFEEDKTIPLILGRPFLATGRALIDVANGELTLRVNDENHTFSIYRALKFYDEKEDIDMEECKLLSLVDCYDTPSSWKGLGDPLEACISHFFFSADFDFPLDMHLFSDQLFECCSALESVAEIAHRKG from the exons ATGGCTACTGCGGAAGAAGTCCGTGCCCTGAGAGAGCAGTTGCAGGCGTTGATGGATGCTCAGAAAACTGTTGCTGAGCAGAGACAGCCGCCTATTGATGAGGCATTTACTCCACTGTACCAGTACCAGGAGCCGCCTAGAGTCAACGCAAATAATTTCGAGCTAAGGGCTGGGTTGATCACCATGGTACAACAGAAACAATACGGAGGTAGTGCCGCAGAGGATCCCAACGTGCACTTGAGGCAGTTTCTGGAGTTGTGCAGTACTATAAAGATGAACGGCGTAGCAGATGATATCATTCGCCTTCGCCTATTCCCCTTTTCACTGCAGGACAAGGCTAAGTCATGGTACCACACTCTGCAATTAGGTGCCAACCCTGCATGGGAAGAGGTGGCACACCTATTTCTACGAAAGTTTCACCCTCCTGGTCTCACTTTGAagctgaagatggacatcgttcAGTTTCAGCAATTTGAAGGTGAATCATTAGCAGAAACATGGGAACGATATCAAGAGAAattgaggaagtgcccgtcccacGGCTTTGATGAAGGGACTCTAGTCGTCATGTTCTATAATGCTTGCGGAGAGCGCACGAGGATGTTCATGGACACAGCAGCTGGAGGCTCCCTACTCAAGAAGGGAAGCGCAGAAGCGATGGAGATCATAGAAAGTATGGCGGCTACCAGCTACCAATGGCCGTCCGAGAGGGTGCAGCTGAAGAAAGTTGATGCGGCATCTAGTTCAGATCCTTTGGCATTGATAtcgactcagctggcagagctgaactcaaaAATTTCAGCAATGTCTATGGGAAATCCTGAACCAGCTGTGGAGGATccgacaggcgtagaagacgccaactTCATTCATGGGAGGAACTTTGGGAACTTTCAGCGTGGACAACAGAGTGGCTACAATAGAGGACAACAATATCAGCAAGGAGGTCGCTCACACTCGAATTTGTCATAcgggaatcccaacaatgcaattcaacctccaccaggcttctcggtTACCAACGGAGTGataaatgaagagaagaagccgaATCTTGAGGAGTTGCTAATGAAGTTCATGTCCAAGTCCGACGAGAGGATGGAGAAGTTGGAGTCCAATGCTGTTGCTGTGGGGACCcagatgaagatgttcgagacccaattgggtcaactGGCCAATGCTTTTACAAATCTACACCAACAAGGTCAGTTTCCGAGCAATACAACTGTTAATCCCAAGGAGCATTGCAAGGCAATCAATTTGAGGAGTGGGACTACTTATGAGGGACCCAAGATGCCTGAGGACGAGATCGTGTCGCCAGTTGATGAGAAagaagctgaggaggtcaccgttgag GACATCATCTCGAGAAAGAAGAGGTTGGGAGAGTTCGAGACGGTGAACCTCAATGAGGAgtgcagcgcaatcttgcagaaGAAGCTCCCAGCCAAGCTTAAAGATCCAGGCAGCTTCACTATTTCCTGCATCATTGGAGGCCAGCAGTTTGGGAAGGCGCTCTGCGATTTGGGGGCAAGCATTAATCTCATGCCCCTATCTATTTTCCAGCGGTTGGCTATTGGAGAGATGAAACCGACGTCGATTGCgttgcagatggcagataggTCGGTGACATATCCACGAGGGATAGTGGAAGACGTGTTGGTGAAGGTCAATGAGTTCATATTCCCTGCTgattttgtggtgttggatTTTGAGGAGGACAAGACCATCCCGTTGATCCTAGGGAGACCGTTCTTGGCCACAGGAAGAGCCTTGATAGATGTGGCTAATGGGGAGCTCACTTTGAGAGTGAATGATGAAAACCACACTTTCTCCATATATCGAGCTTTGAAGTTTTATGATGAGAAGGAAGACATTGACATGGAGGAGTGCAAGTTGCTGAGCCTAGTTGATTGCTATGACACACCATCTTCATGGAAGGGTCTCGGCGACCCTCTTGAGGCTTGCatctctcatttctttttctctgcTGATTTTGATTTTCCTCTTGATATGCATTTGTTTTCTGATCAGTTATTTGAGTGTTGTAGTGCATTGGAGAGTGTAGCAGAGATTGCACATAGGAAAGGATGA